The proteins below come from a single Rosa rugosa chromosome 2, drRosRugo1.1, whole genome shotgun sequence genomic window:
- the LOC133730119 gene encoding exocyst complex component EXO70B1: MAENGEEKLLAVARHIAKTLGHNDNMADDILQIFSNFDGRFSREKMADDDRRNSAALELTLKSLERQISQYVAADQPIWSDSADSAAFLDAIDDLIATIRDWTPMAGDKSVGACLVRAEDLMQQTMFRLEDEFRTLVERGGESLELSRAFRSESNGNLSFDSGAEDDEDEEGVIGDGEEHQIPTAQPITDYDIVIDSLPSGTINDLHEIAKRMVAAGFGKECSHVYSSCRREFLEESLSRLGLQKLSIDEVQKMPWQDLEDEIERWIKAANVSLRILFPSERRLVDRVFYGLSSAADLSFMEVCRGSTIQILNFTDAVAIGSRSPERLFKVLDVFETMRDLMPEFDSVFSNQYCLFLRNEAITIWKRLGEAIRGIFMELENLISRDPAKAPVPGGGLHPITRYVMNYLRAACRSRQTLEQVFEDNAGVPHQSKVDDRASSSSMSVQMAWIMELLESNLEAKSKIYRDSALCYVFMMNNGRYIVQKVKDSELGSLLGDDWIRKHSAKVRQYHVNYQRSSWNKVLGVLKLESGSLAPNAAVKSMKEKLKLFNIYFDEICKNQSNWVIFDELLRDELRISLTKILLPEYQSFVGRFQNVPEIGRHDKYIKYDSEDIEARINDLFQGSRGSGGGRK; encoded by the coding sequence ATGGCGGAAAACGGCGAGGAGAAGCTGTTGGCGGTTGCGCGCCACATCGCCAAGACGCTGGGACACAACGACAACATGGCCGACGATATTTTGCAGATTTTTTCCAACTTCGACGGGCGATTTTCTCGTGAGAAAATGGCCGACGACGATCGGAGAAACTCCGCCGCTCTTGAGCTGACCCTCAAGTCGCTGGAGCGGCAGATCTCGCAGTACGTCGCCGCCGACCAGCCAATCTGGTCCGACTCCGCCGATTCCGCGGCCTTTCTCGACGCCATCGACGACTTAATAGCTACTATCAGGGACTGGACTCCGATGGCGGGGGATAAGTCTGTTGGCGCGTGTCTTGTACGCGCCGAGGACCTGATGCAGCAGACCATGTTCCGGCTGGAGGACGAGTTCAGGACCTTGGTGGAGCGCGGCGGCGAGTCGCTCGAGCTCAGCCGCGCGTTTCGGAGCGAGTCAAATGGGAACCTGTCGTTTGACTCGGGAGCGGAAGACGACGAAGACGAGGAGGGGGTGATCGGCGACGGCGAGGAGCACCAGATCCCTACGGCGCAGCCGATCACGGACTACGACATCGTCATCGACTCGCTGCCGTCCGGGACCATCAACGATCTCCACGAGATCGCGAAGCGGATGGTGGCGGCAGGGTTCGGAAAAGAGTGCTCGCACGTGTACAGCAGCTGCCGGCGAGAGTTTCTGGAGGAGAGCTTGTCGAGGCTAGGGTTACAGAAGCTGAGCATCGACGAGGTGCAGAAGATGCCGTGGCAGGATCTCGAGGACGAAATCGAACGGTGGATCAAAGCCGCCAACGTCTCGCTTCGGATTCTGTTCCCGAGCGAGCGTAGACTCGTTGACCGAGTCTTCTACGGCCTCTCCTCCGCCGCCGACCTCTCGTTCATGGAGGTCTGCCGAGGATCGACGATTCAGATACTCAACTTCACAGACGCCGTCGCTATCGGAAGCCGATCGCCGGAGCGATTGTTCAAGGTGTTGGATGTGTTCGAGACTATGCGCGACTTGATGCCGGAATTCGATTCCGTGTTCTCGAATCAGTACTGCCTGTTTCTCAGGAACGAAGCAATTACGATCTGGAAGAGATTAGGTGAAGCGATTAGAGGAATTTTCATGGAATTAGAGAATCTGATCAGTCGCGACCCGGCGAAGGCTCCGGTTCCGGGCGGCGGGCTCCACCCGATTACCCGGTACGTGATGAACTATCTCCGAGCGGCATGTCGTTCGCGCCAGACGCTGGAGCAAGTGTTTGAGGACAATGCTGGAGTCCCTCATCAGTCCAAGGTTGATGATCGAGCTTCGTCTTCATCCATGTCGGTTCAGATGGCTTGGATTATGGAGCTGCTGGAGAGCAATTTAGAGGCTAAGTCGAAGATTTACAGGGACTCGGCTTTGTGCTATGTGTTTATGATGAACAATGGGAGGTATATTGTTCAGAAAGTTAAAGACAGTGAGTTGGGATCGCTATTGGGAGACGATTGGATCCGAAAACACTCGGCCAAAGTTAGACAGTACCATGTGAACTACCAGAGAAGCTCGTGGAACAAGGTCTTGGGAGTGTTGAAGCTCGAGAGTGGCTCACTGGCGCCCAATGCTGCAGTCAAGTCCATGAAAGAGAAGCTCAAGTTGTTCAACATCTACTTTGATGAAATCTGTAAAAACCAATCCAATTGGGTCATTTTCGACGAGCTGCTCAGAGACGAATTGAGGATTTCCCTCACCAAAATCTTGTTGCCAGAATACCAAAGCTTTGTGGGAAGGTTTCAGAATGTTCCCGAAATTGGGAGGCATGACAAGTATATCAAGTATGACTCCGAGGACATTGAGGCTCGGATTAATGACTTGTTTCAGGGGAGTCGAGGATCCGGTGGTGGCCGGAAGTGA